The region CGAATCCCGAGCAGCTCCGTTCGCGCTGGTCAGGAGTGGTATGCCGAGCCGTCGATGGAGCCGAAGCCGCAGACCTCGCCCAGGTCCCACGTCACGCTCAGCGGCTCGGTCTCGTCGGGCGGGATCACCTCGGCGCGTACCGGCGTCGGCTGGCACTGCCCGTCGGTCGGCTCGCCCTCGTGCGGCACCGCGGTCCAGTGCAGCGTGGCGCTGGCGGACTTGCCAGGCGCGAGCCGGATCAGCGTCGGACCGGGGTTCGGCGTGCGCTTGAGGTCCGTGGGCAGCGGACGACCGTCGGCGCCGATGAGCTGCAGACCCCCGTACCCGTAGAGGTTGCACGTCTCGCCGCTGGTGTTGGTCAGCACCAGCTCGGCGTAGCGCTGCCCGGCTCCCGGCTCACCGGGCTGGAGGCTGCCGGACAGCATCGAGGTGTGGCAGCGCTGCGAGCTCGCGTCCTGCGGCTTCGGCTGCGGAGCCTGCGGTTCGGTCTTGCCGCTGGCCGACGCGGCCGGTGCCGTGCCGCTCGACGGTGCGGGCGGGGCCGCGGACGCCGGTGGCGTGGGCGACTGCGCGTTCTGCACCGCTGGGACGCTCATGCCGCCGCTCTGCTGCCCGCAGCTGCTCAGCAGCACCGCCGCTAACACCGCTCCGGTCGCCTGGACCGCGCGGAGGCCCGCCTTCCCCCGCCGTGCCGCGCTGCCCGGTCGTCCGCTGTTCACAGGTCGCAGAGCCACGATGACCACCTCCCAATCCCCGCCGCCGCGGCGGGCGCGTCATGTTCGCTCTCCTGTTCATGGAGACGTTCGACCCGGGCGCGGGTTGCATGCGCGTCCCTGCTTTCCCCGTGGAATTCGAAGATCACCCATTTCACGCACGCAACACGCCGAACAGGGTCACCAATGGCGCCGCGGTGCTCCCCACCGGTGAACGCTCACCGTTCCATTCGACTCCTATTCCAGGCTTGTGTCGACCAATCGGGTGGGGATCTTGACCCGGACGGCGGGCCGACCGGATGGTGGATCTCCGATAGGTTGATCAGGGGAAGGCAAGCAATTCAGGGGGTTGGCATGGCGGTGCGCATTCCGGGTATCGATGTTGCGAAATACCAGGGTGAGCCGGACTGGGGCGCGGTCCGCGGCGCCGGGTACGCGTTCACCTACATCAAGGCGACGGAAGGCATCGGCTACGTCAGCCCCACGCTGGACGCCCAGCTCGCCGGAGCGCGCGGCGCGGGGATGGTCACGGGCCTGTACCACTTCGCGCGGCCCGACACGAACTCCCCGCAGCAGGACGCCGCGGACTTCGCCGCGCAGCTCGGGCGGCTCAACTCCAGCGCGGCGGGCAACCTGCCGCCCTGCCTGGACATCGAGACCGACGGTCCGGACCTGGCGGCGTGGGTGAAGGGCTTCATCGACGCCATCCGCGGCCACACCGGAAGGCACGAGGTCGTTGTCTACGCCTCGACGTCGTGGTTCGCGGGCAAGCTCGGCACCGACTCGTGGGTGGACCCCGGCGTGTTCCTGTGGGTGGCGCACTACGGCCGCCCGCCGGGCGAGCCCGGCTACCTCACCGACCGCGTGGTGATGCACCAGCACGCGTCGGACGGCCAGGTCCCGGGCATCGCGGGCAACACCGACCTCAACGTCTCGATGGTCGACCTGCCGGTGCTCACCGGAGCGGGCGCTCCGCCGCCGCCCCCGCCGGGTCCGCCGCCGGCCGAGACCTACGTCGTGCAGCCCGGCGACACCCTCTCGGGGATCGGCGCCCGCCTCGGCGTCGACTGGCGGGAGATCGCGAGGGTCAACGGCATCGCGGACCCGAACCTCATCTACGTGGGACAGGTCCTGCGCATCCCGCGCTGACCCGGTCGGGGCCAGCGGCCGCGCCCGACCACCAGCGCAGCGCCCGTGCCGCGGCTGCCCGCTCCGGTCCGGAGCCGCGGCGCCGGCCGCGGCGGGCGGGGTCGCGGCGTCGCGCCGGCTCCGACCACCGGACGACGGCGCGGCGCCCGCGGGCGCGCAGGTGAGACGGGTCGGCCACGGGGTCACGCACGCCGGGCCGAACCGCCAGCACGAAGGCCGAGGGCGGTCGAACCACGCGAGTCTCCCGCCCCGCGCGGAGCAGGTCAGCGGGCGGAAGCAGATCGCCGACCTCGGCAGCTCAGAAGGGGACCGTCCGACGACCGGTCCGCTCGGCCACCGGTACCGGGTTCGCCAGGTCATGGGGTAGGTCAGGCCGTTGGCCACGAACCGGCCGGACCACGGGTTGGCCGGCCGCCGGTCTCCGGCTTCGCCAGGTCACGGCGTTCGCCAGCCCACCGGCCACGGACTGGCCAGGCCGTCGGCTTCCGGCTTGAGCAGGCCATCGGCCACGGAGTTCGCCAGGCCAGTTGCCCCGGGCTGACCCGGGGCAACGCTCACCGCTTCGCCAGGCCAACGGCCCCGGATTGGCCAAAGGCCGCTGGTCTCCGGCTTCACCAGGCCACCGGTCACGGATTCCCCAGTCCACCGGCCTCCTGGCTTCGCCCGGCCACAGGCCTCCTACGCGAGGACCATCGCCACCAGCGGCCTGCACCACGTCACCGCGATCGCGCGGCGACCCGCAGCGCAACGCCGATTTCTCCTGGCTTCGCCCGGCCACGGGCCTGGCGGGTCGCCGCTCCTGGCTTCGCCAGGCCACAGGCCTCCCGGCTTCGCCAGGCCGCCGCCACCTGGTTCGTCAGGCGACCGGGGAGCGGGCCAGGACGGCGCCGAGGCCGTAAGCCACGGCCATGACGACGATCTCCGCTGCCGCCCAGGTGAGCAGGGCGCTGTTCTGGTGCCGCTCGACGCGGGGCAGCAGGCGGAATCGCACCTGCGCCCCGAGCAGAGCCACGGCGACGAGGCAGGCCGTCTTCAGCAGCACGAGCTGCCCGTATCCGGTGGTCAGCAGGCCCGCGAGTCCGACGCCGGGAGTGATGGCCAGCTGCATCAGCCCGTTGAACGCCCCGGTGACCGCGACAGTCGCGAGCGCGGCCGTCGCCAGCTTCGAGAAGCGCGGCAGGGCCACCGCGAGCAGTCCGCGCCGCGGCGCGACGAAGAACAGCAGGGCGGCGAGCCCGCCCGCCCACAACGCGGCAGCGACCACGTGCAGCTCGATCGAGAGCATGCTGAACTGGTGGTACTCCCAGTCCGTCGCGTGCCCGGTCAGCGGCATCGGGAGCACGCCGAGCAGCGCCACGACCGTGCGCAACTCGGCGGGGATCGTCTCGCCGTAAGTCAGCGCCGCGAGTCCCAGCGCCGCCGAGACCAGGGCGGCTCCCGCGCTGACGACCAGTCCCAGCCCGGCCGGGACGCTGACGACGTAGTCGACGACGGCGGTGGTGGTCAGCGCGCTGCCCGGGGCGAGTTCACGCACCTGGAGCAGCAACGAGGCCAGTGCGAAGCACATCCACGCCAGAGCCGTGATGACCGAGACGCGTCGCGTGCGGCTCAGGACCGGCTCCACCTGCTTCGGCCGGGCCGAGCCGAGCAGCTTGGGCAGCAGGCTCAGGCCGATGGTGCCGACCGCGGCCAGGTCGAGCAGCACCCGCAGCGCTGGCAGCCCGAACCGGACGTCGGGTTCGGGCAGCGGGAGGCCGGGGATCGCGCCTGTGCCGACGTATGCGGTGGCCACCAGCGCGGTGAGCACCGCCACGGCCAGGGCAACCGCCACCACCGCGTTCTTGACCGCGCGCGACTTGTCGGCCTCCGACGGTGAGCCGGAGGAGGTGGCGGCATCGGGATCCACGGCCATCGCCTCATCGTCTCACCCGGTCGGGTGCACTAGAGGGTTGATCCGGATGGCGGGAACGTCCGGAAGGCAGTACGCGCCGCCGATCACATCCGCCGCGATGCCGACCGCGGTTCACTCGGGTTGATCGCGCTGCCGATCCGCGTGATCACCGGTCGTGATGTTGTTGGTTCGGTGAGCGAACGGATCTCGCCGATGTGACCTTTCGAAGATGTCGGTTGGATCACCGTTGCGCCGATCCGCGCAGTTGATCTTCATTGCGGTGATTAACGTGGTGGGATGCCGTTTTTTCGAGCCGTCGGGAGGATTGCGGAGCCGTCGATCATGGTTGTCCGGCCGGTCGTGGCCGCGCCGGGAAGTGTTGCTGGCAATCCCCTCAGCGCCGTTGTTCTACAGTCGACCACGTGGATCCGGCGGACGGCGCGCGACGATGCGCGGGAGGTGTGGGCGCCGTGCCCCGGACGCCGGCCGGAGTAACGATTTCCAATCGGTTTCGGGATCTGTTCTTTCCCGCTGATTCGACGTGCGGTCGACAATCGTTCACCGGTTCGAGGTGTGCTTATTCGTCGGACCATTCCCGGCCCGATGTTTTCCGCAGCGCACGAGATTGCGCTCCGCGCTTGTCCCGCGTCCATCGCCGGGGAGGTGTCAGGGACGCGGTGCGGGTTACCCGTATGGGTGGGATGACCATGACGAGGCGTGCACGATGGGTAACAGCCAGGCCGGATGATCTGCCGCTCGGTGCGGCATGTTCGCCGGCGACCCTGAGGCCGTTCGGGGTCGCGGGGGTGCGAGCCTGGGGAGTCTCAGGGAGAAACTGGGGTAGTACCCCGGATGTGGGCGATCCGATGAGACGCGAGATTGAGCGGCGTGCAGGGACGGCACCGGTGGGGCGCACCGGTCCTGCCGAGTGGGGCCGATCGGCCCGTGCGCCGGGAGTCGCGGAAGTGTTCGGATGGGGGGCGTGTCGTGGTACTCGCACTAGTGTGGGCGATCGGCGAACCGATCTGTTGTCTGGGGAAGAGGACTGACGCCGTCTTGACCGAGCATTCGACCGACCTCGTGGGGCGTGGTCCGCGATGACCACGTTGGCGGTGGTGCTCGCCGCGCTGGGGGCCGTCGGCTACGCGGTGGGCGCTCGCACGCAGCACGGGGCGGTGCACGACACGATCGGCGACAGCGGTCTGGGTCTGCGCAGCCAGCTGCGGCTGCTGAAGAACGTCCGCTGGCTGCTCGGGCTGCTCGCGCTCGGCGCCGGTGCGGTGCTGCACGCGTGCGCGCTCGGTCTGGCGCCGTTGACCGTGGTGCAGCCGATCGGTGTCATCGCGTTGCCGATCACGGTGCTGCTCAACGTCCGCGAGCGCGGCATCCGCGTCCGCGACCTCAAGCCGGCCATGGTGTTCGCGGTCGTCGCGAGCACTGTCGGCGTCGGTGCTTTCGTGGTGCTCGCGGCCGGTAGCGCGACCCCGACGCCGGTCGCGCCCGACGACCAGGTGCTCGCCACCCAGCTCGTCGGCGGCGGGGTTCTCGCCCTCGGCGTCTTCGCGATGATGAGCAGGTCGAAGCTCCGGTGCGTGCTGTTCGCCGCGGGATGCGCGGTCGCGTACGGGTACGTCTCGCTGCTCACGCGCGCGGTGGTGCAGCAGCTCGGCACCACCGACCTGCTGTCGCTCAACCTGTGGCCGCTGTTCGGGATCGGCATCGCGATGATCGTCGGTGCCTGGCTGCTGCAGCACGGTTATGCCAGCGGTCCTCCCGACCTGATCGTGGCCTGCCTCACGGTGATCGACCCGATCGTGGCCGTCGGGCTGGGCATCGGGCTCCTCGGGGAGGCCGACCGGGTGGACACGTGGACGGCCATCGGCGAGGTCGTGTGCGCCGCCGTGGCCTGCGCCGGGGTCTTCGCGCTGGCCCGCTTCCACCCGGAGAACCGCGAGCGGCGCGTACCCACACCTGTGACCGGCAGCAGTGATCTTGCCGGACCGAGTTCGACAGATCGTCCTGACGGGAGTACTCCTTGACTTCGCAACCGTCCAGCAGGCGTCCGCTCCGGATCGTGATCGGTGCGGTTCTGTACCCCCCAGACGTGAACGGGGCCGCCAACTTCGGCCACCGGCTCGCGACGGGCCTTGCGCGCCTCGGACACGACGTGCACGTGATCTGCCACGCGATGGACCGCCGGTCCAGCACGCGCGTCGAGGACGGCGTCACCGTGCACCGCGTCGGCTCCTACGCCACGCCCGTGCACCCGACGTTCCGCATCAACACGCCGTGGCAGGCGTTCGCCGCCGCCGACGAGCTGCTGGCCGAGATCCAGCCCGACGTCGTGCACGTCCAGTCGCACTTCTACATCTGCCGCGCCCTGATCAACGCCGCCCGCAAGCGCGGCATCGGCCTGGTCGCGACCAACCACTTCATGCCGGAGAACATCTTCGGCTACCTCAAGATCCCCGGGCTGCTGCAGCCCGTCGCCTCCCGCATCCTGTGGCGCAACCTGATCAAGCACTACAGCAAGGCCCAGATGGTGACCGCGCCGACGCCGCGCGCGGTGCAGCTGCTGCAGGACAACGGCTTCGACCACCGGGCCATCCCGGTGTCCTGCGGCATGGACGTGGAACGATACCGCCGCCGGGCGCGGCTGTTCCGCAAGAACAACCCCGACCCCAAGACGCGGACCGTGCTGTTCGTCGGCAGGCTCGACGAGGAGAAGCACATCGACGACCTGCTGCGGGCGATGTCGTTGCTGCGCACCGAGGCCGCCACGCGGCTGGAGATCGTCGGCGACGGCAGCAAGCGCGCCGCCTACGAGCAGCTCGCCCACGAGCTCGGCATCGGCGACCGGGTGCACTTCGCCGGGTTCGTCAGCGATGACGAGCTGCTCGACGCCTACGCCCGCGCCGACGTGTTCTGCATGCCCAGCATCGCCGAGCTGCAGAGCCTGGCGACGATGGAGGCGATGTCGGCGGCCACCCCGGTCGTGCTGGCCGACGCCATGGCCCTGCCGCACCTGGTCGAGTCCGGCAAGAACGGCAAACTGTTCCCGCCGCACGACGTGCACGCCCTGGCCGCGGCGATCGACGAGATCATCAGCGACCGCGCGACCATCGACCGGATGGGCGCGGCCAGCGAGCGACTGGTGTCCAAGCACGACATCAACGCGGTGCTCGGCCGGTTCGAGTCGATCTACCGGCACGTCACCAACCCCGACGAGGTCCTGGAACTCGAAGAGCTCCACGCCGAGCTGGCGAGCTGAGCCACCGCCATGCCCAGTACCCGAACCGAACCGGTGGAGCGCGTAGCGGAGATCAAC is a window of Saccharopolyspora erythraea NRRL 2338 DNA encoding:
- a CDS encoding copper resistance D family protein, with translation MAVDPDAATSSGSPSEADKSRAVKNAVVAVALAVAVLTALVATAYVGTGAIPGLPLPEPDVRFGLPALRVLLDLAAVGTIGLSLLPKLLGSARPKQVEPVLSRTRRVSVITALAWMCFALASLLLQVRELAPGSALTTTAVVDYVVSVPAGLGLVVSAGAALVSAALGLAALTYGETIPAELRTVVALLGVLPMPLTGHATDWEYHQFSMLSIELHVVAAALWAGGLAALLFFVAPRRGLLAVALPRFSKLATAALATVAVTGAFNGLMQLAITPGVGLAGLLTTGYGQLVLLKTACLVAVALLGAQVRFRLLPRVERHQNSALLTWAAAEIVVMAVAYGLGAVLARSPVA
- a CDS encoding glycosyltransferase, with the translated sequence MNGAANFGHRLATGLARLGHDVHVICHAMDRRSSTRVEDGVTVHRVGSYATPVHPTFRINTPWQAFAAADELLAEIQPDVVHVQSHFYICRALINAARKRGIGLVATNHFMPENIFGYLKIPGLLQPVASRILWRNLIKHYSKAQMVTAPTPRAVQLLQDNGFDHRAIPVSCGMDVERYRRRARLFRKNNPDPKTRTVLFVGRLDEEKHIDDLLRAMSLLRTEAATRLEIVGDGSKRAAYEQLAHELGIGDRVHFAGFVSDDELLDAYARADVFCMPSIAELQSLATMEAMSAATPVVLADAMALPHLVESGKNGKLFPPHDVHALAAAIDEIISDRATIDRMGAASERLVSKHDINAVLGRFESIYRHVTNPDEVLELEELHAELAS
- a CDS encoding DUF4232 domain-containing protein; the protein is MALRPVNSGRPGSAARRGKAGLRAVQATGAVLAAVLLSSCGQQSGGMSVPAVQNAQSPTPPASAAPPAPSSGTAPAASASGKTEPQAPQPKPQDASSQRCHTSMLSGSLQPGEPGAGQRYAELVLTNTSGETCNLYGYGGLQLIGADGRPLPTDLKRTPNPGPTLIRLAPGKSASATLHWTAVPHEGEPTDGQCQPTPVRAEVIPPDETEPLSVTWDLGEVCGFGSIDGSAYHS
- a CDS encoding GH25 family lysozyme, with translation MAVRIPGIDVAKYQGEPDWGAVRGAGYAFTYIKATEGIGYVSPTLDAQLAGARGAGMVTGLYHFARPDTNSPQQDAADFAAQLGRLNSSAAGNLPPCLDIETDGPDLAAWVKGFIDAIRGHTGRHEVVVYASTSWFAGKLGTDSWVDPGVFLWVAHYGRPPGEPGYLTDRVVMHQHASDGQVPGIAGNTDLNVSMVDLPVLTGAGAPPPPPPGPPPAETYVVQPGDTLSGIGARLGVDWREIARVNGIADPNLIYVGQVLRIPR